From Streptomyces sp. NBC_01754, a single genomic window includes:
- a CDS encoding HpcH/HpaI aldolase/citrate lyase family protein, with amino-acid sequence MTTPARPTPTAAHSVDRLRPRRSCLAVPGSNPRFLEKAQGLPADQVFLDLEDACAPLAKEGARHTIVDALNNGDWSGKTRVVRVNDWTTHWTYRDVVTVVEGAGANLDCVMLPKVQDAQQVVALDLLLTQIEKTMGFEVGRIGIEAQIENARGLVNIDDIAAASPRLETLIFGPADFMASINMKTLVVGQQPPGYPADAYHYILMRILMAARAHDLQAIDGPFLQIRDVDAYREVAGRAAALGFDGKWVLHPGQVDAANEVFSPSQDDYDHAELILDAYDWCTSDEGGRKGSAMLGDEMIDEASRKMALVVAGKGRAAGMRRTSKFEAPEA; translated from the coding sequence ATGACCACGCCCGCCCGCCCGACGCCCACCGCCGCGCACTCCGTGGACCGGCTGCGCCCGCGCCGCTCCTGCCTGGCGGTGCCCGGCTCCAACCCCCGGTTCCTGGAGAAGGCCCAGGGCCTGCCGGCCGACCAGGTCTTCCTGGACCTGGAGGACGCCTGTGCGCCGCTCGCCAAGGAAGGCGCCCGCCACACCATCGTGGACGCGCTGAACAACGGTGACTGGAGCGGCAAGACCCGGGTGGTGCGCGTCAACGACTGGACGACGCACTGGACGTACCGCGACGTGGTCACGGTCGTCGAGGGCGCGGGCGCCAACCTCGACTGCGTCATGCTGCCCAAGGTCCAGGACGCCCAGCAGGTCGTCGCGCTCGATCTGCTGCTGACCCAGATCGAGAAGACGATGGGCTTCGAGGTGGGGCGCATCGGCATCGAGGCGCAGATCGAGAACGCCAGGGGCCTGGTGAACATCGACGACATCGCCGCCGCCTCGCCCCGGCTGGAGACCCTGATCTTCGGCCCGGCCGACTTCATGGCCTCCATCAACATGAAGACCCTGGTCGTGGGCCAGCAGCCGCCCGGCTACCCGGCGGACGCCTACCACTACATCCTGATGCGGATCCTGATGGCCGCCCGCGCGCACGACCTCCAGGCGATCGACGGCCCCTTCCTCCAGATCCGCGACGTGGACGCCTACCGCGAGGTGGCAGGGCGGGCCGCGGCGCTGGGCTTCGACGGCAAGTGGGTCCTGCACCCCGGGCAGGTCGACGCCGCCAACGAGGTGTTCTCGCCCTCCCAGGACGACTACGACCACGCCGAGCTGATCCTCGACGCCTACGACTGGTGCACCTCCGACGAGGGCGGCAGGAAGGGTTCGGCGATGCTCGGCGACGAGATGATCGACGAGGCCAGCCGCAAGATGGCCCTGGTCGTCGCCGGTAAGGGCCGCGCGGCCGGCATGCGGCGCACCTCGAAGTTCGAAGCACCGGAGGCCTGA